One genomic segment of Culturomica massiliensis includes these proteins:
- a CDS encoding L-rhamnose mutarotase, with the protein MKRFCQTLHLKEDLELIRQYTEIHRQIWPEIKAGIREVGILDMEIYIHGNTLFMIVETTDAFDWVKDNQRLAALPRQAEWEAYVSRFQQASASATSAEKWQLMERIFKL; encoded by the coding sequence ATGAAAAGATTTTGTCAGACATTGCATTTAAAAGAAGATCTGGAATTGATCAGACAATATACAGAAATACACCGGCAAATCTGGCCGGAAATCAAAGCAGGCATCCGGGAAGTAGGTATTTTGGACATGGAAATATACATCCACGGAAATACACTTTTTATGATTGTGGAAACAACGGACGCTTTTGACTGGGTAAAAGACAATCAGCGATTAGCCGCTCTTCCCAGGCAAGCCGAATGGGAAGCTTATGTCTCCCGTTTTCAGCAGGCAAGTGCTTCTGCTACTTCAGCCGAAAAATGGCAATTGATGGAACGAATTTTTAAGTTATAA